From the genome of Leptodactylus fuscus isolate aLepFus1 chromosome 1, aLepFus1.hap2, whole genome shotgun sequence, one region includes:
- the FOXB2 gene encoding forkhead box protein B2, producing MPRPGKNSYSDQKPPYSYISLTAMAIQSSNEKMLPLSDIYKFIMDRFPYYRENTQRWQNSLRHNLSFNDCFIKIPRRPDQPGKGSFWALHPDCGDMFENGSFLRRRKRFKVHRAEHLASKNHQMIHYFHHQHNQTKLGLPTSDSPAVTGIGRLPHFQPYNQSTGFKHPFAIENIIGRDYKGVMTSGLPLASMMHHLGYPVPSQLSNMVSSMWPHVGMMDSMTSMAVSQEYGHFGVPMKTICHAPTQTIPAVPVPIKPTASLPPVSAIPSLTVNPSSMCSPAAAQAAVASSLLEQSPVNHSDSKNGMLHSVLVHS from the coding sequence ATGCCTCGACCAGGGAAGAACTCCTACAGTGACCAGAAGCCACCGTATTCTTATATTTCCTTGACTGCCATGGCCATCCAGAGCTCCAACGAGAAGATGCTACCTCTTAGTGATATCTATAAGTTCATCATGGACAGGTTCCCGTACTACAGAGAAAACACCCAGAGGTGGCAGAATTCTCTGAGACACAACCTGTCCTTCAATGACTGCTTTATCAAGATCCCAAGAAGACCCGACCAGCCAGGAAAGGGGAGCTTCTGGGCTTTGCACCCCGATTGTGGAGACATGTTTGAAAATGGAAGCTTCCTAAGGAGGAGAAAGAGGTTTAAGGTGCACAGGGCAGAACATTTAGCTTCTAAAAATCACCAAATGATTCACTATTTCCATCACCAACACAACCAAACCAAGCTGGGGCTTCCAACTTCTGATAGCCCGGCAGTCACTGGAATTGGAAGACTCCCCCATTTCCAGCCTTACAACCAGTCCACCGGATTTAAGCACCCATTTGCAATCGAGAACATTATTGGCAGAGATTATAAGGGTGTTATGACTAGTGGTCTACCTTTAGCTTCTATGATGCATCACTTGGGATATCCTGTGCCCAGTCAGCTGAGTAACATGGTCAGCTCCATGTGGCCACATGTCGGTATGATGGACTCTATGACAAGCATGGCAGTGTCTCAAGAGTATGGACATTTCGGAGTACCCATGAAAACAATATGCCATGCCCCTACTCAGACTATCCCAGCGGTGCCCGTGCCTATTAAACCAACGGCGTCACTCCCACCGGTATCTGCTATCCCAAGCCTGACTGTAAATCCTTCCAGTATGTGCTCCCCAGCAGCTGCACAGGCGGCTGTAGCAAGCTCACTGCTGGAGCAGTCACCTGTCAATCACTCAGACAGCAAGAATGGTATGCTGCACTCTGTACTGGTGCACTCCTAG